One Paenarthrobacter aurescens TC1 DNA window includes the following coding sequences:
- a CDS encoding hypothetical protein (identified by Glimmer2; putative): protein MTQSMPGSTTPPGWYPDPSDPRSVRWWDGHAWTAHQAPAQFQQPGQFQAPGQFQQPVQPPRPELNPQTPVYNPFIWAITLMPLVSVLLLFTWQPEFRMITTTEGVTTVDPFAMYTPGYFLLMGSGFLFYGLSVFFAYLDRQRLLKSGVVRPFHWAWAFLSALVYVIGRSVIVHKVAPKRGLWPVWATIAVFVISMVITGIWTANFMQSVYSQLGYSVQT, encoded by the coding sequence ATGACTCAATCAATGCCAGGTTCGACGACGCCTCCCGGCTGGTACCCGGACCCTTCGGATCCGCGCAGCGTCCGGTGGTGGGATGGACACGCGTGGACGGCGCACCAGGCGCCCGCCCAGTTCCAACAGCCGGGTCAGTTCCAGGCGCCCGGTCAGTTCCAACAACCGGTCCAACCGCCGCGCCCTGAGCTCAACCCACAAACTCCGGTGTACAACCCGTTCATCTGGGCGATCACTTTGATGCCGCTGGTCTCCGTCCTGCTGTTGTTCACCTGGCAGCCGGAGTTCAGGATGATCACCACCACGGAGGGCGTTACCACCGTTGACCCCTTTGCGATGTACACCCCCGGATACTTCCTCCTGATGGGTTCAGGCTTCCTGTTCTATGGCCTCTCGGTTTTCTTCGCGTACCTGGACCGTCAGCGCCTCCTCAAGTCCGGCGTCGTCCGTCCTTTCCACTGGGCGTGGGCGTTCCTTAGCGCGCTTGTGTACGTGATCGGCCGCTCAGTGATTGTGCACAAGGTGGCGCCTAAGCGCGGGCTTTGGCCGGTTTGGGCCACCATTGCCGTGTTTGTTATCAGCATGGTCATTACCGGGATTTGGACGGCCAACTTCATGCAGTCCGTGTATTCCCAGCTGGGGTATTCGGTCCAGACGTGA
- the menC gene encoding o-succinylbenzoic acid (OSB) synthetase (identified by match to protein family HMM PF01188) translates to MPALPSLEELLDSAHVVSLPMRVKFRGIMERETLLLRGPFGWGEFCPFPEYDDDESSRWLAAALEAGWLGFPAPLRDRIPVNATVPAVPAERVPEVLARYGRVDAVKIKVAERGQELADDVARVNAVREALPDAAIRVDANGGWDTDQAVEALGKLSTVELEYAEQPVPTIDGLAKVRRRLAAAGTPVLIAADESVRKEEDPLRVARAGAADLIVVKVAPLGGVARALDIVNQAGLPAVVSSALDTSVGIRAGLALAAALPSLPYACGLGTVSLFASDITLDPLVADDGAIQLRDTVADPGLLEQYAAPGERRDWWLDRLRRVHTVLARNQHGLFTGS, encoded by the coding sequence ATGCCTGCACTTCCCTCCCTCGAAGAACTCCTCGATTCCGCCCACGTAGTCTCGCTGCCCATGCGCGTGAAGTTCCGCGGCATCATGGAGCGCGAGACACTCCTCTTGAGGGGACCGTTCGGCTGGGGTGAGTTCTGTCCGTTTCCCGAATACGACGACGACGAATCCTCCCGCTGGCTGGCCGCCGCCTTGGAAGCTGGTTGGCTAGGTTTCCCCGCGCCATTGCGGGACAGAATACCGGTCAATGCCACCGTTCCCGCTGTCCCGGCAGAGCGCGTACCGGAGGTGCTGGCGCGCTACGGCAGGGTGGACGCCGTCAAGATCAAAGTTGCCGAGCGGGGCCAGGAATTAGCGGACGACGTCGCCCGGGTCAATGCAGTGCGTGAGGCCCTTCCCGACGCCGCAATCCGGGTGGATGCCAACGGGGGATGGGACACGGACCAGGCCGTGGAAGCCTTGGGCAAACTTTCCACGGTTGAACTCGAGTATGCCGAACAACCCGTCCCCACCATCGACGGCCTGGCCAAGGTCCGCCGTCGGCTCGCCGCCGCCGGCACGCCAGTACTCATCGCCGCGGACGAGAGCGTACGCAAAGAAGAGGACCCCCTGCGTGTTGCCCGGGCAGGCGCCGCTGACCTCATCGTGGTCAAGGTCGCACCACTCGGGGGAGTCGCACGGGCACTGGACATCGTGAACCAGGCCGGGCTGCCCGCCGTCGTGAGTTCTGCCTTGGACACCTCGGTGGGCATCCGTGCGGGGCTGGCACTGGCGGCCGCCCTGCCATCCCTTCCCTACGCCTGCGGTCTTGGCACCGTCTCGCTGTTCGCTTCGGACATCACACTGGACCCGCTGGTGGCCGACGACGGCGCCATTCAGTTACGCGATACAGTCGCCGATCCCGGGCTGCTTGAGCAGTACGCGGCACCGGGGGAGCGCCGGGACTGGTGGCTGGACCGACTCCGCCGAGTGCACACCGTATTGGCGAGAAACCAGCACGGTTTGTTCACCGGGTCTTAA
- a CDS encoding putative bacterial protein of unknown function (DUF839) (identified by match to protein family HMM PF05787; match to protein family HMM TIGR01409) codes for MSETTGRTFPLLPMLGHTKGKRSAVTCALKCDNACSGDVCNTSANGYFRDIASTAMSRRAALGLGAAGALAVVLGGAVTGGDAAVADSGNGLSDAAKKGFDKSKLKFTAIKPVDAAVDAFTVPEGFDWKPIIRWGDPLFADSPAFDLNAQTAAAQARQFGYNNDYTDILPIPGSKDRRAVLFTNHEYTNENIMLPEGFDPAEARAIGRAGHGLAVVELERKNKNKPWSYVQGAPLNRRFLTDTVYELTGPAAGTNLVKTIDDPAGRWIKGTLGNCAGGTTPWGTILSGEENFNGYFAAPGTSDGDKRYGITSKATTRQWELDEPRFDTRNSGYANETNRFGWIVEVDPFDPTSTPKKHSAMGRFKHEGANVIVSPSGRVVAYMGDDERFDYLYKFVSKGKYQAGDSKEARKNNMNLLSEGDLYVAKFTGDSPADIDGTGKLPADGAFDGTGEWLPLVVNGTSAVPGMTVPEVLVYTRLAADKVGPTKMDRCEDVEPNPRTGKVYVACTNNTDRGKPGKEGATEVNPRTLNRDGHVVEITEGREQTGTKFNWNLLLVAGDPSKNTSAYFSGFPADKVSPISCPDNVAFDSVGNLWISTDGAPGTIGYADGLFKVTLEGPERGKVEQFLAVPRDAETCGPIIHDEERTVFVSVQHPGEDGSFAAQNSFFPDYVPAGATPAAGAARAPRPSVVQVFRK; via the coding sequence ATGTCTGAAACCACCGGACGCACGTTTCCGCTGCTCCCCATGCTCGGCCACACCAAAGGCAAGCGCAGCGCCGTTACCTGTGCTTTGAAGTGCGACAACGCCTGCTCGGGCGATGTCTGCAACACCAGCGCCAACGGCTACTTCCGCGACATCGCTTCAACGGCCATGTCCCGCCGCGCCGCCCTGGGGCTCGGTGCCGCAGGTGCGCTCGCCGTCGTACTCGGTGGTGCCGTGACTGGTGGCGACGCCGCCGTGGCTGACTCGGGCAACGGACTCTCTGACGCTGCAAAGAAGGGCTTCGACAAGTCCAAGCTCAAGTTCACCGCCATCAAGCCGGTAGACGCAGCAGTGGATGCCTTCACTGTTCCGGAGGGGTTCGACTGGAAGCCGATCATTCGCTGGGGCGACCCCCTCTTTGCCGACTCCCCGGCTTTCGACCTGAACGCGCAGACTGCTGCAGCACAGGCCCGCCAGTTCGGTTACAACAACGACTACACGGACATCCTGCCTATCCCGGGCTCTAAGGATCGCCGTGCCGTCCTGTTCACCAACCACGAGTACACCAACGAGAACATCATGCTGCCCGAGGGCTTCGACCCCGCAGAGGCACGCGCCATCGGCCGTGCCGGGCATGGCCTCGCCGTGGTGGAACTCGAGCGCAAGAACAAGAACAAGCCGTGGAGCTACGTTCAGGGCGCACCCCTGAACCGTCGCTTCCTCACCGACACTGTCTACGAGCTCACCGGACCCGCAGCAGGCACCAACCTGGTCAAGACCATCGACGACCCCGCCGGCCGCTGGATCAAGGGCACGCTGGGCAACTGCGCAGGCGGAACCACCCCATGGGGAACCATCCTCTCCGGAGAAGAGAACTTCAACGGCTACTTCGCAGCCCCTGGCACCAGCGACGGAGACAAGCGCTACGGAATCACCTCGAAGGCAACCACCCGTCAGTGGGAACTTGACGAGCCGCGCTTCGACACCCGCAACTCCGGCTACGCCAACGAAACCAACCGCTTCGGCTGGATCGTGGAAGTAGACCCGTTCGATCCCACCTCCACCCCCAAGAAGCACTCCGCCATGGGACGCTTCAAGCACGAGGGCGCCAACGTCATCGTCTCTCCCTCCGGACGTGTAGTGGCGTACATGGGTGACGACGAGCGCTTCGATTACCTCTACAAGTTCGTTTCCAAGGGCAAGTACCAGGCCGGCGACTCCAAGGAAGCCCGCAAGAACAACATGAACCTCCTCTCCGAGGGTGACCTGTATGTTGCGAAGTTCACAGGGGACTCGCCTGCGGACATTGACGGCACGGGCAAGCTCCCCGCAGACGGTGCATTCGACGGCACCGGTGAATGGCTGCCCCTGGTGGTCAACGGCACCTCCGCTGTGCCGGGCATGACCGTTCCCGAGGTCCTTGTTTACACCCGTTTGGCTGCCGATAAGGTTGGCCCCACCAAGATGGACCGTTGCGAAGACGTTGAGCCCAACCCGCGTACGGGCAAGGTCTATGTCGCCTGCACCAACAACACGGACCGCGGCAAGCCGGGCAAGGAAGGCGCCACGGAGGTCAACCCCCGCACGCTCAACCGTGACGGTCACGTTGTGGAGATCACTGAAGGACGCGAGCAGACGGGCACCAAGTTCAACTGGAACCTCCTGTTGGTAGCCGGCGACCCCAGCAAGAACACCTCCGCGTACTTCTCCGGATTCCCGGCCGACAAGGTCTCGCCCATCTCCTGCCCGGACAACGTGGCCTTCGACTCCGTCGGCAATCTCTGGATCTCCACGGACGGCGCCCCCGGCACCATTGGCTACGCGGACGGCCTGTTCAAGGTCACCCTCGAAGGTCCCGAGCGCGGCAAGGTGGAGCAGTTCCTTGCTGTCCCGCGCGACGCCGAGACCTGTGGCCCGATCATTCACGACGAAGAGCGCACTGTGTTCGTATCAGTCCAGCACCCTGGTGAGGACGGCTCCTTCGCCGCGCAGAACTCCTTCTTCCCGGACTACGTCCCGGCTGGCGCCACCCCCGCTGCCGGTGCCGCACGGGCACCTCGCCCCTCGGTGGTCCAGGTCTTCCGGAAGTAA
- a CDS encoding hypothetical protein (identified by Glimmer2; putative), with amino-acid sequence MILRISRLRSLACHKPLHRRRVAVYGLNMSFFDDFPEPPAQPRQPQPIRPGWFGPPSDELPGIAHGGFVHKSARTVIVLKLVEVYSTGCVLDVVWSVLRGNESDQEWREIVEESYNHPRSSLDTRTGLQLGVAMADGRKAVAAVHGPSAFEDTDDFTGPVLTTLGGGGGSNNAEFVQFTGRYWLWPLPVEGDTTLVAQWDALGIPESSLVLPGADLAQALESVRKYWTE; translated from the coding sequence GTGATTCTGAGAATATCGCGATTGCGGTCTCTCGCTTGCCACAAGCCCCTCCACAGACGTCGCGTGGCGGTGTATGGATTGAACATGAGCTTCTTCGACGACTTCCCCGAGCCGCCAGCCCAGCCGCGTCAACCGCAACCGATCCGACCCGGGTGGTTCGGTCCGCCGTCGGACGAGTTGCCCGGCATCGCGCACGGCGGGTTTGTTCACAAGAGCGCTCGCACGGTGATTGTGCTGAAACTGGTGGAGGTGTACTCCACGGGTTGCGTGTTGGACGTGGTGTGGTCCGTGCTGCGCGGCAACGAATCGGACCAGGAATGGCGGGAGATCGTGGAGGAGAGCTACAACCATCCGCGATCAAGCCTGGACACCAGGACGGGACTCCAACTGGGTGTCGCCATGGCAGATGGACGAAAGGCCGTGGCTGCTGTCCACGGACCGTCGGCCTTCGAAGATACTGACGATTTCACCGGGCCCGTGCTGACAACCCTTGGAGGTGGCGGAGGAAGCAATAACGCCGAGTTTGTCCAGTTCACGGGCCGATACTGGCTGTGGCCGCTGCCCGTGGAGGGGGATACGACGTTGGTGGCTCAGTGGGATGCGCTGGGGATTCCGGAAAGCTCACTTGTCCTGCCCGGAGCGGACCTGGCCCAAGCGCTGGAAAGTGTGCGCAAGTACTGGACTGAGTAA
- a CDS encoding ISAau1, transposase orfA (identified by match to protein family HMM PF01527), with translation MARRHTPEQVIAKVRQGQKMLNEGRPLIEVVKELQVTEATWYRWLNQYGSEKNAEATKRTKELEKENARLKRLLAEKELAIDILNEVAKGKF, from the coding sequence ATGGCACGTAGGCATACCCCCGAGCAGGTCATCGCGAAGGTCCGGCAGGGCCAGAAAATGCTCAATGAAGGACGGCCCCTCATCGAGGTCGTCAAGGAACTGCAGGTCACCGAGGCGACCTGGTACCGGTGGCTGAACCAGTACGGGTCCGAGAAGAACGCCGAGGCGACGAAACGGACCAAGGAGCTCGAGAAGGAGAACGCGAGGCTCAAGCGGCTGCTGGCCGAGAAAGAGCTAGCCATCGACATCCTGAACGAGGTGGCCAAGGGAAAATTCTGA
- a CDS encoding ISAau1, transposase orfB (identified by match to protein family HMM PF00665), whose protein sequence is MAMEKFGASERFACKVLGQNRSALRKKKPEMSFEETRLRADLRAVAQKHPAWGWKKARWHLRAQPQWQDVALNKKRVRRLWRDEGLVCKPKPKKKRRTGPDAGEQKRLKAEYPMHVISFDFQSDVTSCGRHIRFFNVIDECTRTALAIVPRRSFKASDVVAVLENIIAETGIEPAYVRCDNGPEFTAAALIEWCSTAGVKTAFIDPGSPWQNGFIESFNAQFRREQLSGEIIDTMAEAKYLADEWKDIYNHERPHGSLDGMTPSNYWNQWTADHQSAIA, encoded by the coding sequence ATGGCGATGGAGAAGTTCGGGGCGTCGGAACGCTTTGCCTGCAAAGTGCTGGGGCAGAACCGCTCCGCCCTGCGCAAGAAGAAACCCGAAATGAGTTTCGAGGAAACACGGCTGCGCGCTGACCTGCGGGCAGTCGCGCAGAAACACCCGGCGTGGGGCTGGAAGAAGGCCCGCTGGCACCTGCGTGCCCAGCCGCAGTGGCAGGACGTGGCGCTGAACAAGAAGCGGGTACGCCGGCTCTGGCGCGACGAGGGACTGGTTTGTAAACCCAAGCCGAAGAAGAAGCGCCGGACCGGCCCGGACGCCGGGGAACAGAAGCGCCTGAAAGCCGAATACCCGATGCACGTGATCAGCTTCGACTTCCAGTCCGACGTCACCTCCTGCGGGCGCCACATCCGCTTCTTCAACGTCATCGACGAATGCACCCGCACGGCGCTGGCGATCGTGCCGCGGCGCTCGTTCAAGGCTTCCGACGTGGTCGCCGTGCTGGAGAACATCATCGCCGAAACCGGTATCGAACCGGCGTACGTGCGCTGCGACAACGGACCGGAATTCACCGCCGCCGCACTGATCGAATGGTGCAGCACAGCCGGTGTGAAGACCGCGTTCATCGACCCGGGATCGCCCTGGCAGAACGGGTTCATCGAATCATTCAACGCCCAATTCAGAAGGGAACAACTCTCCGGAGAAATCATCGACACCATGGCCGAAGCAAAGTACTTGGCCGACGAATGGAAAGACATCTACAATCATGAACGGCCCCACGGATCCCTGGATGGAATGACACCATCCAACTACTGGAATCAGTGGACCGCAGACCACCAATCAGCTATCGCATAG
- a CDS encoding putative transcription regulator, LacI family (identified by match to protein family HMM PF00356; match to protein family HMM PF00532): MNRKATALDVAKRAGVSRSAVSLVLNGRGDGNVAKESQDRIRQAALELNYSPNAIALSLRNQRSRVIGILSDEVVVSPFDGNIIGGADDVARSRGFVTVVMDTERDAARDASAVETLLDRQVDGLMYVTVGLKPIEVPQGMLRVPSVLANCYDDHPQPQLHHVIPDEVTGGRQATEHLLQLGHRDIALLAGSEDSPAAPLRVQGYRDAHAAADAPIREDRIFMAGWDIDAGYRGTMKLLDGASPADRPTAIMCANDRLAIGVALAAARLGLSVPEDLSIMGYDDETRIADTMIPALTTMALPLREIGRAAMTTLLDAIEGAGEGTHTAGKGTTVETMVPCRLVVRESTGPAPTR, encoded by the coding sequence ATGAACCGCAAGGCCACTGCACTGGACGTCGCCAAGAGGGCGGGTGTGTCCAGGAGCGCGGTCTCGCTGGTTCTGAATGGACGTGGCGACGGGAACGTGGCCAAGGAAAGTCAGGACCGGATCCGGCAGGCTGCACTGGAATTGAACTACTCCCCCAACGCTATTGCCCTGAGCCTGCGGAACCAGCGCTCTCGTGTGATCGGCATCCTGTCCGACGAAGTAGTGGTCAGCCCCTTTGACGGCAACATCATTGGTGGCGCAGACGATGTTGCCCGTAGTCGGGGATTCGTCACCGTGGTCATGGACACGGAGCGCGATGCCGCCAGGGATGCGAGCGCCGTTGAGACCCTCCTGGACCGGCAGGTTGACGGGCTCATGTATGTGACCGTTGGCCTGAAGCCCATCGAGGTTCCTCAAGGGATGCTCCGTGTCCCGTCCGTCCTGGCCAACTGCTACGACGACCATCCCCAGCCGCAGCTGCATCACGTCATCCCGGACGAGGTCACCGGCGGCAGGCAGGCCACGGAACACCTGTTGCAGTTGGGCCATCGGGACATCGCACTGCTTGCCGGTTCGGAGGATTCGCCCGCAGCCCCGCTGCGCGTTCAGGGCTACAGGGACGCGCACGCCGCGGCCGACGCCCCGATCCGTGAGGACCGAATCTTCATGGCCGGCTGGGATATCGACGCCGGCTACCGCGGCACCATGAAACTGCTCGACGGCGCGTCCCCGGCTGATCGGCCCACGGCCATCATGTGCGCGAACGACCGCCTGGCCATCGGAGTTGCCCTCGCTGCCGCGCGTCTGGGACTCAGTGTTCCCGAGGACCTGTCCATCATGGGCTACGACGACGAAACCCGGATCGCCGACACCATGATCCCTGCCCTCACCACCATGGCGTTGCCCCTGCGGGAGATCGGCCGTGCCGCCATGACCACGCTGTTGGACGCGATCGAGGGCGCGGGCGAGGGCACCCACACAGCAGGAAAGGGAACCACCGTCGAAACGATGGTTCCCTGCCGCTTAGTGGTGCGCGAGTCCACAGGACCCGCCCCCACCCGCTAA